The following are encoded in a window of Diabrotica undecimpunctata isolate CICGRU unplaced genomic scaffold, icDiaUnde3 ctg00000631.1, whole genome shotgun sequence genomic DNA:
- the LOC140431321 gene encoding transient receptor potential channel pyrexia-like has translation MVSASENHTFYGMDNYGLQDSSCNSKRLGRSVSVNVDATNLHLYRTPTSNTILRWKKATDDPENIFEEELPSDDFEYMECGPSPPADHTPHIYESFEEFSTSADLTVQICHDTIKTNLLEHMKVSSGRHQLLDDIESKKIQKDNLQDHFKGASKVEINTAFLWAAFMKRHDLLDGFLNLGADLHYFEPSQGLSAIHLTSFSGCVQGTKFLIAKGCDVNALYKCYSPLHCAAFGDSPETALILLNNDANVQTLTNSPHSSHESVLHCAVRANAIACVKLFTQEGADVAQSENSGFSPVHLAADLGHPQCLKILLEPKKFKVNTKTKDKEQTPLHLAAESGYVDCIEILLDNGADANIRNHRAQSPLHLAARAQAYDCVELLLRKGNSNPNMGDCDKRTPLHCAVGKAARSYDIIEILVNYGADINTKDQYGYAPLHIAALNELSQCVEVLVYHGADVTAKSKFGMTALGIITRKTPASLAMITQKLDSAITLHHHPESSNREVELRLDFRGILQYCHPREISFLNTFVDEGQKEILLHPLCSAFLYLKWEKIRKYYIARMLFCFIFVLSLSLYVLTALAHNCYNHGKNMNDTQPQNVIELCEKKSMMGHMLRNNPFVIEMQWFVLVGITGCEILRKLYGLAGYPSVRQYLSHPENIIEWTVIASVFVISFIYTGRTYTWQNHVGAFAVLFGWTNLMLMVGQLPVFGSYVAMYTRVQGEFAKLLLAYSCLLIGFTISFCVMFPDSSTFANPFIGLITVMVMMTGELSLDLLVDDDPEDPPFLLEVSAQVTYILFLLFVTVILMNLLVGIAVHDIQGLQKTAGLSKLVRQTKLISYMELALFNGYLPQYLLNLLHWTALVSPKAYRVVLNVKPLNPREKRLPKDILKAAHDIAKQRKNYGHTISSRASEMTYSKKVVNNNLDQNSEIMDCNTALPLLHSKIEKNSEQVEHLSKEIRELKSVIESNQRLVEQLLNTILQNRKNSKC, from the coding sequence ATGGTGTCCGCCTCAGAAAATCACACGTTCTATGGGATGGACAATTACGGCTTACAAGATTCAAGCTGCAACTCAAAAAGATTGGGTAGGTCCGTTAGCGTTAATGTCGACGCTACAAATCTACACCTCTATCGGACTCCTACTTCCAACACTATCTTGCGTTGGAAAAAGGCTACGGATGATCCAGAAAACATTTTCGAAGAAGAGCTTCCCTCAGATGACTTCGAATATATGGAATGTGGCCCTTCACCTCCTGCTGATCACACACCGCACATTTACGAGAGCTTTGAAGAATTTTCAACTAGTGCCGATCTAACTGTTCAAATATGTCACGATACAATCAAAACCAATCTTTTGGAGCACATGAAGGTATCTTCCGGGCGGCATCAACTTTTAGATGAtatagaaagtaaaaaaatacagaaagatAATTTACAAGATCATTTTAAAGGTGCTTCTAAGGTAGAAATTAATACCGCATTCTTATGGGCTGCTTTTATGAAAAGACATGATTTATTAGATGGTTTTCTTAATTTAGGAGCTGACTTGCACTACTTTGAACCGAGTCAAGGACTAAGTGCAATACATTTGACCTCGTTTAGTGGATGTGTGCAAGGAACCAAATTTCTTATAGCCAAAGGCTGTGATGTTAATGCGCTATATAAGTGCTATAGTCCTTTACATTGTGCTGCATTTGGTGATAGTCCAGAAACAGCTTTAATACTACTCAACAATGATGCTAATGTCCAAACTCTTACCAATAGCCCACACAGTTCCCACGAAAGTGTCTTACATTGTGCTGTGCGAGCTAATGCTATTGCTTGCGTTAAGCTATTTACCCAAGAAGGTGCTGATGTTGCCCAAAGTGAAAACTCAGGATTTTCCCCGGTTCATCTAGCTGCTGATTTGGGTCATCCACAGTGCTTAAAAATATTGCTcgaaccaaaaaagtttaaagtaaatacaaaaacaaaagataAGGAACAAACACCTTTACATTTGGCAGCTGAAAGTGGTTATGTTGATTGTATAGAGATTCTTCTTGACAATGGTGCCGACGCGAATATTAGAAACCATAGAGCACAATCCCCCTTACATCTTGCAGCTAGAGCTCAAGCTTATGACTGTGTTGAGTTGTTACTAAGGAAAGGTAATTCTAATCCTAACATGGGAGACTGTGATAAAAGAACACCTCTACATTGCGCTGTAGGAAAGGCAGCACGATCTTACGACATCATAGAAATTTTAGTAAATTATGGTGCAGATATTAATACTAAAGACCAATATGGGTATGCACCTTTACATATAGCAGCTTTAAATGAATTGTCACAGTGTGTAGAAGTTTTAGTATATCATGGTGCTGATGTTACAGCTAAATCAAAATTTGGTATGACAGCATTAGGTATAATTACGCGGAAAACACCAGCTTCTCTAGCAATGATAACACAAAAATTAGATTCAGCTATAACTTTACACCATCATCCTGAATCATCTAACAGAGAAGTAGAGCTGCGCCTGGATTTTAGAGGAATATTACAATATTGTCACCCTAGAGAAATAAGCTTTTTAAATACATTTGTCGATGAAGGACAAAAAGAAATTCTGTTACATCCACTATGTTCCGCTTTTCTCTATTTAAAATGGGAAAAAATTAGAAAGTATTATATAGCAAGaatgttattttgttttatatttgtgttaagtTTATCATTATATGTATTAACAGCGTTAGCGCATAACTGTTATAACCATGGTAAGAATATGAATGATACTCAACCGCAAAATGTCATAGAACTTTGTGAAAAGAAATCAATGATGGGTCATATGCTTCGGAATAACCCATTTGTTATAGAGATGCAATGGTTTGTGCTAGTTGGTATAACAGGCTGCGAAATACTTAGGAAACTCTATGGATTGGCAGGATATCCATCGGTAAGACAATATCTTTCACACCCTGAAAATATAATAGAATGGACAGTTATAGCAAGTGTTTTTGTCATCTCTTTTATTTATACTGGTCGTACCTATACTTGGCAGAATCATGTAGGTGCTTTCGCCGTACTCTTTGGTTGGACTAATTTAATGCTAATGGTTGGGCAACTTCCAGTTTTTGGATCATATGTTGCAATGTACACTAGAGTGCAAGGCGAATTTGCAAAATTACTCTTAGCTTATTCATGCCTGCTTATAGGGTTTACTATCAGCTTCTGTGTTATGTTTCCAGACTCATCAACTTTTGCTAACCCCTTCATTGGTTTAATTACTGTCATGGTAATGATGACTGGTGAATTAAGCTTAGATCTTTTGGTTGATGATGATCCGGAAGATCCACCATTTTTATTAGAAGTTAGTGCTCAAgttacatatattttatttttattattcgtAACTGTAATTTTAATGAATCTACTTGTAGGTATAGCTGTACATGACATTCAAGGTTTGCAGAAAACCGCTGGTTTGTCAAAATTAGTTAGACAAACTAAACTAATTTCTTATATGGAGCTTGCTCTGTTCAATGGTTATTTACCTCAATATTTGCTAAATTTATTACACTGGACTGCTTTGGTTTCACCGAAAGCATACAGAGTAGTTTTAAATGTAAAACCTCTAAATCCTCGGGAAAAAAGGTTACCAAAAGATATATTGAAAGCAGCACATGACATTGCCAAACAACGTAAAAACTATGGACATACCATTTCGTCTAGAGCAAGCGAAATGACTTACTCAAAAAAAGTTGTTAATAACAACCTAGATCAAAATTCTGAAATTATGGATTGTAATACAGCGTTACCCCTTTTACATAGTAAGATTGAAAAAAATAGTGAGCAAGTTGAACATCTAAGCAAAGAAATTAGAGAACTAAAAAGTGTCATTGAATCAAATCAGAGGCTCGTTGAGCAATTATTAAATACTAttttacaaaatagaaaaaatagtaaatgttAG